The DNA window AAGGCGATTATCTGATGGAACACGGAAAATACGTGAATGCCATCAAGGTTTATCAGAAAGCACTCCGCCAGGAGACAGAGGACGAGGCAGCGGTGACAGATACCCGGAAACCGGAGACGGTTGCAGCAGAAAAGGCAGAAACCGTGCAGGAGGCGGAAACTACAGAAGCATCGACAGAAATAAAAACAGAGGAAGCGGCAGAGACGGAGTCTCCGGTTGCGATCACGATCGATATGGTGGAAGATCCGGAAGAGCGTGCGGAAACGGAGAATGTCGAGGAGTCAGAGAAACCGGAAGAAGATACATCGGAGACAGATGCTACTTCTTTGCAGGAAGAAAAACAGGAAGAAGTGGCAGCAGATCCGGAACTTCCTCACCAGGAGATCCTTCTCGGAAAACAGTTTATCGGGGAAATCTATCACAACATGGGATGTGCCTATGCGAGACTGTTTCAGATGGAAGAAGCAATCCGGTGCTTTGAGATCGCCTATGGAAAACTGCACACGATGGGTGCGGTGAAGAGCCTTCTGTACGCTGTTTATATGGAGCATGGCGTGGATGCTTTCGTGGAAAAGGCAAAAGAGCTGGAAGTCGACGAGGAACGGCAGGAAGAGATCTATGTCGAAGTGGAAGAGGCTGTGGAAGACCTCTACGACACTCCGGAAGGTCAGGAATATAAAAAGCTGCTGGAAGAAAAACAGCAGGGAAGAGAAGAGGATTATCAGCAGGGAATGAAACAACTTCTGGAACAGCTGACCGCAGAGTACCATAAGAGTACGGGATATTGATAAAAAATATCAATAAAAAATAATGAGAAATAAAAATAATTGAATATCAGGTTAAAACGGGAAAAGCAGAGCGAAACGGTGAATAAAACCGATGCGCTCTGCTTTTTCGGCAGTTGCATTGCATATCAATAATTGGTCCGGTGAATCATTTATTGATGGAAGGTGGATGTTCAGAGAATTATCCGCAGGCATAAATTCTGTGCATTGCGAAGCAGACATCGAGAAGGTCACTCCTTCTCAATGTCCACAGTACAAAGACAAATTTCAAAAAATGTCTTGACATTAATACTTTACTATGATAGAGTGTTAACATATGAAAAACCGGAGGGTAATTATTATGAAAAAGAAAACAATAAGTATGATGTTAGCAGCAACAATGGCACTGTCCCTGTTTGCAGGATGTGGTTCCAGTAAAGATACAGCGACTGAAGACACAAGCAAGACCGAGAGCACAGACACTGCCGATGACAGCAGCGAGGATGCATCCGCAGAAACTACGGATGAGAGCAGCAGAACAACCTTCACCGTAGGTTTCGATGCAGAATATCCGCCATACGGTTACATGGATGATGACGGCGAGTACACCGGATTTGACCTGGAACTGGCGCAGGCAGTATGTGACAAAGAAGGCTGGGAACTGGTGAAAAAACCGATCAACTGGGATTCCAAAGATATGGAACTGAATTCTGGCTCCATCGACTGCATCTGGAACGGATTTACCATGAACGGAAGAGAAGATGACTACACATTCTCCGTACCGTATGTAGATAACAGCCAGGTAATCGTAGTTGCAGAAGATTCCGGTATTGAACAGCTGAGTGATCTGGCTGGAAAGACCGTCGGTGTACAGGCAGCCTCCGCAGCACTGGATCTGTTACAGAGTGAAGACGAAGGCGGACAGAAAGAACTGGCAGATACCTTCGGATCTCTGAATGAATTCGCAGATTACAACACCGCATTTACCGAATTACAGGCAGGCGCGCTGGATGCACTGGCAATCGATGTCGGAGTTGCAAAATATCAGTTAAACTCCAGAGGAGAAGGATTCAAGATCCTCGACGAGACACTGAACACTGAACAGTATGCGATCGGCTTTAAAAAAGGCAACCAGGAACTGTGTGACATCGTAAATGCAGACTTGCAGGAACTGGCAAACGAAGGGAAAGTTGCAGAACTGGCAGAAAAATATGAGATTGCCGATATGGTGACTTTAAAAGCTGAATAAGAAGACGGAAACGTCGGATAAGAAAAAATGTAACCCCTCGGGAGGCGTTAGAGCGTGTTTGAAAAAGGCTTTTCGTGAGCTGCGAGTCCCAGTTTGTGGGAGATTTTATCCGAATGAGGGCGGCGTAGCGGGCTACGGCAACCGAATAAGGGTAAAATCTCCCGCAAAGTGGGGATTGCAGATTGCGGAAATGATTTTTCAGACACGCTCTAGGCTTTCCGGGGGGCATGTTTGCTGTAAAGGGGCAAATGCAAAGCTATATTTCAGTATTTATAACACGGAGGATAAGCAATGAGTATTGAGGTAATGGTACGACAGATGACGGCGGGTTTTGGGCAGACCTGTCTGATCTTTTTTCTGACCCTGATTTTTTCCCTTCCACTGGGAATGATCGTATATTTTGGACGCGTATGCCGGTTTAAGCCACTAAGCTGGCTGGTGAAGATCTATATTTCCATCATGCGTGGAACCCCGCTGATGCTGCAGCTGCTGATCTGGTATTTCGGACCGTTTTATCTGTGGGGCATGAATATCGGCGGTTATAAGTTTACAGCCATCATTCTGGGGTGTTCTCTGAACTATGCGGCATATTTTGCGGAAATCTATCGTTCCGGTATCGAATCGATCCCGACCGGACAGTATGAGGCAGCACAGCTGCTCGGCTACACCAGAGTACAGACTTTCTTCAAGATCGTTCTGCCACAAGTGGTAAAAATCGTTTTGCCATCTGTCACCAACGAGGTCATCACACTGGTCAAAGATACCTCTCTGGTATATTCCGTATCTTATATCGAGATGTTTGCCGTTGCAAAACAGATTGCAGCTGCACAGACTACTGTAGTACCGTTCTTTATCGCAGGTATTTTCTACTATGTATTTAACTATGTGGTAGCCTGGGTGATGGAACTGTTTGAGAAGAAACTGAACTATTATCGCTAGGAGGGTCGACATGAAACTGTTGGAAATGAATCATATCAAAAAAGAATTTGACGGACTGGGGGTTTTAAAAGATATCTCTCTGGCGGTGGAAGAAGGAGAAATCGTTTCTATCATCGGTCCTTCCGGTTCCGGCAAATCCACGATGCTTCGCTGCGCGACGATGCTTGAGGAGATTGACGGCGGAGAGATCCTGTACATGGGGAAAAAAGCTGCCTGGGTAGAAAACGGCAAAGTGATGCATCCGGATAAAAAAGAGATGAAAGAGATCCGTTCCTGTTTCGGGCTGGTTTTTCAGAACTTTAATCTGTTTCCACATTATTCAGTATTGAAGAATATAGCAGATGCGCCGATCCATGTACAGAAACGGGACAAAGGCGAGGTGTACAAAGAGGCGATGGAACTGCTGAAAAAGATGGGGCTGGAAGATAAGGCAGATGCCTATCCATATCAGTTATCCGGCGGACAGTGCCAGCGTGTAGCTATCGCAAGAGCCTTGGCACTGAATCCGAAGATTCTGTTCTTTGATGAGCCGACTTCCGCACTGGATCCGGAACTGACCGGTGAAGTACTGAAAGTCATCAAATCTCTGGCGGATCTGGATATCACCATGGTGATCGTGACCCATGAGATGGAATTCGCAAAAAATATCTCTGACCGTGTGATCTTTATGGATAAAGGTGTGGTGGCACTGGAGGGAACACCGGAGGAGGTATTTGGTGCAGACCATACAAGAATGAAGGAATTTTTAGGAAAATTTCATCAGAACTAAGCTTGCGTTTCCGGGGGCGGTATTATATAATTTTACTGTTGTGAGGCGTACAGCCGATAAAATGTAAGCCGTCCGTAAAGAGGCGGCAAGTACAAGAAAAAGGAGATTATATATGAGTACAGACAGATATGTAAGTCCGTTATCTGAGCGTTATGCAAGCAAAGAAATGCAGTATATCTTTTCCCCGGATATGAAGTTCCGTACCTGGAGACGCCTGTGGATCGCACTGGCAGAGACCGAGAAAGAACTGGGGCTGCCGATCACCCAGGAACAGATTGACGAATTAAAAGCGCACAAAGACGATATTAACTATGATGTGGCAAAAGAGAGAGAACGCCAGGTACGTCATGATGTTATGTCTCATGTATATGCATATGGTGTACAGTGCCCGAAGGCAAAGGGAATCATCCATCTGGGTGCAACTTCCTGTTATGTAGGTGACAACACCGATATTATTGTTATGACCGAAGCTCTGAAACTGGTAAAGAAAAAACTGGTGAATGTGATTGCAGAGCTGGCAAAATTTGCAGAAAAATACAAAGATCTGCCGACACTGGCATTTACCCATTTCCAGCCGGCGCAGCCGACAACCGTAGGTAAACGTGCCACCCTGTGGATGCAGGAGTTTATGCTGGATCTGGAAGATCTGAATTATGTCTTAAGCACTATGAAACTGCTGGGTTCCAAGGGAACAACCGGAACACAGGCAAGTTTCCTGGAACTGTTCGACGGAGATCAGGAAACCATCGATAAGATCGATCCGATGATCGCTGAAAAGATGGGATTCAAACAGTGCTATCCGGTATCCGGCCAGACCTATTCCAGAAAAGTAGATACCAGAGTGGTCAATATTCTGGCAGGCATCGCAGCGAGCGCACATAAGTTTTCCAACGATATCCGTCTTCTGCAGCATCTGAAAGAAGTAGAAGAACCATTCGAGAAGAGCCAGATCGGATCTTCCGCCATGGCTTATAAGAGAAATCCGATGAGAAGTGAGCGTATCGCTTCCCTGTCCCGTTTCGTGATGGTAGATGCGATGAACCCGGCAATTACTTCCGCTACCCAGTGGTTTGAGAGAACCCTGGATGATTCTGCCAATAAGAGACTGTCCGTTCCGGAAGGATTCCTGGCCATCGACGGTATCCTGGATCTGTGCCTGAATGTGGTAGACGGTCTGGTGGTATATCCGAAGGTTATCGAGAAGAGACTGCGTTCCGAACTGCCATTCATGGCTACGGAAAACATCATGATGGATGCTGTAAAAGCAGGCGGTGACCGTCAGGAACTGCATGAGAGAATCCGTGAACTGTCCATGGAAGCAGGAAAGACCGTCAAAGTAGAAGGAAAAGACAACAACCTTCTGGAGCTGATCGCTGCTGACCCGGCATTCAACCTGACCCTGGAAGAACTGGAAAAAACCATGGATCCTGCAAAATACACAGGACGCGCTTCCGTACAGGTAGATGCCTTCCTGAAAAACGTCATCAACCCGATGCTGGAAGAGAATAAAGACCTGCTGGGTATGACTGCTGAGATCAATGTATAAAAGGCCGGAAAGACGGAAAATAACAAAATATAAAGTGTAAAAAAGCTCCCCTGATTGGAAGATCCAATATCATATATTCCAATCGGGGGAGTTTTTTCGTTGCCAGGCATACGACAAAAAGGTGGTTTAATCGTTTTCTGCCAGCGGATCCCGCTCCGTTGTCTCTCTGCGGATCAGCACCGGTGTGATCATCTTGTGTACCGGTTCGCTGACCGGTGTGTGTTTGCTGTTTTTATGTTCTTCAATCTGCTCCACCAGAAGTTTCACCGCTTCAGTAGCGAGCACATCGATCTGCTGAGCCACGGTGCTGATCGGGAAGATGGCGTTTCGGGAGGCGGGGGAGTCGTCGAAGCCGACGATCAGGTAGTCTTCCGGGAGTTTACCGTATTTTCGTACCAGCAGATTGACCAGGATGCTGGCGTGGGTATCGTTGGAGACGAAAATGCCCTTTTTCCTGCCGGGAGAGTCCGCCTCGATCTCGGAGAGGATCTCTTTCAGATGCTCCTGGGAAGCTGTCTGATCTTTCATCTCATGGAGAAAGATGCGGTGTGGAATCTGCTGTTCCCTGCAAAAATCTTCAAACCCTTCGATTCGACCGTATGCCGGGATACTTTTGGCGGTCGGATTGTTGATGTGGAAAAGCACTTCACAGTTGTGACGATAGAGCAGACTGGTCGCCTGGATCGCACCCATGTAGTTATCGGTGTTGATGCTGCTGATGTGAGCATCCTCCCGCTCGATCGCTACGATCGGGATATGCAGGTTGGCAAGTTCCATTGAAGGGATCGCATGGCTTAAAATGATCAGCCCCTCGATCTTGTAGGCGAGAAGTTCCTGAATATACTGCCGCTCGGTGTCAGCATCTCCGTTACTTAAAAACACCAGGAATTTATACCCAAACGTCTCATAGGTGGAAAGAATCCGGTCAAGCATCTCGGAATAATAGTGAAGAAACAGGTTCGGGATGATCACACCGACGAATTCGGTCTGTCCGCTTGCCAGGATCCGTGCCACTTTATTTTCCTGATAATTCAGCTTTTCCAGTGCGTCTGCGATGATCTTCTGGTTCTTCTCGGTAAGGGAATCCGGGTTATTAAAATACCGGGAAATGGTTGTTTTGGAAAAATTCGTATATTTTGCAATGTCCGCGAAGGTTACATTCTGTTTTCGTGCCATAATCGTTGCCTCATACATTCTTTTTATAGGAACAACGAGTCGAAGCCGTACAAATCAAATCTCCGACGATTGCCGGAAAAGATCTCAGGCATATCGTGTGTGTCAGACCCGTTGTAGTTGAATTGTTGTAACTATTCAGTAGGTAATATTCCGCGAGGTGTTTTGGCATGGATATGCCAAAATCCCGAGACATACGAGCAAAAATGCCATCACCGAAGGTGATTTCAAATGCATTTTTGCTTGTAACTGTGAAGGTACTGAACAGTTACAAATCATTTCAATTCCTTCATCCAGTATAGCAAAAAATTCTCAAAAAAACAAGAAAAGAGCGAGTAACCGGTAACATCATTCAGAAAACCGGAAATGAAAAAATCCGGGAAAAGATTGACGAAAATACAGGGGAATGATATGATAAAAGAAAAAGTAACCGGTTACTTTAAGCATCGAAAGAAAGGAAACGATAAGAATGAAAGATTTTGTACATGTAAAAGCTCCGGGAAACTGGATCAACGATCCGAACGGTTTTATCTATTATAAAGGCAAATATCACCTGTTTTTCCAGCATTTTCCCCATGCACCGGAATGGGGAACCATGCACTGGGGACATACTGTCAGTGAGGATCTGGTGCACTGGGAGTATCAGGGAATCGCACTGTTTCCAACCAAAGAATATGATCAGAATGGTGTGTTTTCCGGTACTGCACTGGAAGAAGATGGTAAGCTGAAGATTTATTACAGCGCGGTAAAATATCTGAAACCAAACCCGGAAGATATTCACCGGGTACTGGACGATGCCATTCAGACGAGCCAGGCAATGATCGTATCGGAAGACGGGTTCCATTTTAATAACTGGGATAAAAAGAAGGTGCTGCCGACTGTTCATGATGAAGAGGTCGGAGAGCCGAAGATGAGAGATCCGAAGGTGTGGAAAGACGGAGACAGCTATTATATGATGATGGGAAGTTCGTATCATGACGCCGGAAGAGTTCTCTTTTATACGAGTAAAGACGGAGAAAACTGGACTTACGCAAATCAGTGCCGGTCAGAATCATACGGATGGACGATCGAGTGTCCGGATCTGTTTTCTCAGAATGATCAGTGGATTTTCATCGGCTGTCCGATGCGTCTTACACCGGGGGAGAAGAAATATCCGGACCAGGCTGTATGGGCGCTGGCGGAATTTGATCCGAAGACCTGTGAACTGAAGCTGCCGGATACTCACAGTTATGTGGATTACGGTCTGGATCTGTATGCACCGCAGACGACACTGGACGCGGAGGGAAGAAGAGTGATGATCTCCTGGATGCGTATGCCGATGGCAGTGACAGACAGTACGGATCGCCCGGCATGGAACGGTATGATGAGCAGTGCCCGCGTGGTGGAAGAAAAAGAGGGACATCTGTATTTCCACATGCATCCACAGGTGGACGCATACCTCAGCGCGGAAACTACAGCCGAAGAGGCAGCAGAGAGTGGAAGAGTCTTCCGGATCCGGACGGATCTTTCTGAGGGAGAAACCTTAAATATTGGCGGGTATGTGATCAGCCGCAGCGAAGGAAAGATCGTTGGCGACCGGTCAGCCGTTCTTGAAGGATGTGACGAAGTGCGAACTGTTGATGCGACTCCGGTGATCGAGGGTGCGGCACAGCTGGATATTCTGGTGAACGATCATCTGATTGAAATCTTTGTCAACGACGGTCAGTATGTGCTCAGCCATGTGGTTTACGGAAAATCGAAAAAGATTTTCGGAAAATATGAAAAAGTTCTGGTGGGAAAATAAGAAAGATGGTATACTTATTAAGGAAATTTATAATTGACTTTAATTTATAAGTAATAATAAGTTTTACTAATAAGAAAAGTGTTGTATAATCATTTTTGTAAAGAAAATGATGATAACCCGTCAGGAGGTAACCAAATGATTAAAGCTGTTGTTGGAGCAAACTGGGGAGATGAAGGAAAAGGTAAGATTACCGATATGCTGGCTAAAGAAGCGGACATTATCGTTCGTTTCCAGGGTGGAGCCAATGCCGGACATACCATCGTAAATGATTACGGCAAGTTCGCACTGCATACTCTGCCGTCAGGTGTATTTTATAATCATACCACAAGCGTGATCGGAAACGGTGTTGCACTGAATGTACCACTGGTTTTTAAAGAGATCCAGGATATCGTATCCAAAGGGGTACCGACACCGAAGATCCTGATTTCCGACCGTGCACAGATGGTAATGTCTTATCACATTCTGTTTGATCAGTACGAAGAAGAACGTCTGGGTGGCAAATCCTTCGGATCCACAAAATCAGGTATCGCTCCTTTTTATTCTGATAAATTTGCAAAGATCGGTTTTCAGGTCAGCGAGTTGTTTGACGAGGAAGCGCTGAAAGAAAAAGTAGCAGGCATCTGCGAGAAAAAGAACGTTATGCTGGAGTATCTGTATCACAAACCGCTTCTGAAACCGGAAGAGATTTTTGAAGAGCTGATGAGCTACAAGAAGATGCTGGAGCCATATGTATGCGACGTATCTTTGTTCCTGTGGAACGCACTGAAAGAAGGAAAAGAGATCCTGTTAGAGGGTCAGCTGGGATCCTTAAAAGACCCGGATCACGGTATTTACCCAATGGTAACTTCTTCCTCCACACTGGCAGGATACGGTGCAGTAGGAGCAGGTGTACCGCCATATGAGATCAAGAAAATCATCACCGTATGTAAAGCATACTCCAGCGCAGTAGGAGCAGGAGCATTCGTATCCGAGATATTCGGAGACGAGGCAGATGAGCTGAGACGCAGAGGCGGAGACGGCGGCGAGTTCGGTGCAACAACCGGAAGACCGAGACGTATGGGATGGTTCGATGCAGTGGCTTCCAAATATGGATGCCGTATGCAGGGAACTACCGATGTAGCGTTCACCGTACTGGATGTTCTGGGATATCTGGATGAGATTCCGGTATGTGTAGGATACGACATCGACGGCAAAGTAACTACAGACTTCCCGACCACCACACTGCTGGAAAAGGCAAAGCCGGTGTATGAAACTCTGCCGGGATGGAAATGCGATATCCGCGGTATCAAGAAATACGAAGATCTGCCGGAAAACTGCAGAAAATACATCGAATTCGTAGAAGAGAAGATTGGTTTCCCGATCACCATGATTTCCAATGGTCCGGGAAGAGATGATATCATCTACAGATAAGAAATGCTATACCGGGATTGCTTTATTGCTGTGCAATTTTGCAATCCTCAAAACCGAATAGAAAACGGGGAGCTTGCATAAGCAGGCTGAGAGGAGACTGGCAGCGTTTCGACCCATAACCTGATTTGGATAATGCCAACGTAGGGAT is part of the Blautia faecicola genome and encodes:
- a CDS encoding ring-infected erythrocyte surface antigen domain-containing protein, whose translation is MSGYILCQVKRAKLPYYIENISTNIYSIEELCFYFYHNIYLLDSTILNEELCFWIRDQLGLKKLADNLYKHLDDDDMKVGDFILPVFKEINYLSLEEFRKLNQQIQQLAKEPEVLRQKRKGDYLMEHGKYVNAIKVYQKALRQETEDEAAVTDTRKPETVAAEKAETVQEAETTEASTEIKTEEAAETESPVAITIDMVEDPEERAETENVEESEKPEEDTSETDATSLQEEKQEEVAADPELPHQEILLGKQFIGEIYHNMGCAYARLFQMEEAIRCFEIAYGKLHTMGAVKSLLYAVYMEHGVDAFVEKAKELEVDEERQEEIYVEVEEAVEDLYDTPEGQEYKKLLEEKQQGREEDYQQGMKQLLEQLTAEYHKSTGY
- a CDS encoding DUF6783 domain-containing protein — its product is MQSPLCGRFYPYSVAVARYAALIRIKSPTNWDSQLTKSLFQTRSNASRGVTFFLIRRFRLLIQLLKSPYRQSHIFLPVLQLSLRLPVPASLHLRCHTVPGCLF
- a CDS encoding DUF6783 domain-containing protein, with translation MRVPVCGRFYPNEGGVAGYGNRIRVKSPAKWGLQIAEMIFQTRSRLSGGHVCCKGANAKLYFSIYNTEDKQ
- a CDS encoding amino acid ABC transporter permease, which gives rise to MSIEVMVRQMTAGFGQTCLIFFLTLIFSLPLGMIVYFGRVCRFKPLSWLVKIYISIMRGTPLMLQLLIWYFGPFYLWGMNIGGYKFTAIILGCSLNYAAYFAEIYRSGIESIPTGQYEAAQLLGYTRVQTFFKIVLPQVVKIVLPSVTNEVITLVKDTSLVYSVSYIEMFAVAKQIAAAQTTVVPFFIAGIFYYVFNYVVAWVMELFEKKLNYYR
- a CDS encoding amino acid ABC transporter ATP-binding protein, whose protein sequence is MKLLEMNHIKKEFDGLGVLKDISLAVEEGEIVSIIGPSGSGKSTMLRCATMLEEIDGGEILYMGKKAAWVENGKVMHPDKKEMKEIRSCFGLVFQNFNLFPHYSVLKNIADAPIHVQKRDKGEVYKEAMELLKKMGLEDKADAYPYQLSGGQCQRVAIARALALNPKILFFDEPTSALDPELTGEVLKVIKSLADLDITMVIVTHEMEFAKNISDRVIFMDKGVVALEGTPEEVFGADHTRMKEFLGKFHQN
- the purB gene encoding adenylosuccinate lyase, whose protein sequence is MSTDRYVSPLSERYASKEMQYIFSPDMKFRTWRRLWIALAETEKELGLPITQEQIDELKAHKDDINYDVAKERERQVRHDVMSHVYAYGVQCPKAKGIIHLGATSCYVGDNTDIIVMTEALKLVKKKLVNVIAELAKFAEKYKDLPTLAFTHFQPAQPTTVGKRATLWMQEFMLDLEDLNYVLSTMKLLGSKGTTGTQASFLELFDGDQETIDKIDPMIAEKMGFKQCYPVSGQTYSRKVDTRVVNILAGIAASAHKFSNDIRLLQHLKEVEEPFEKSQIGSSAMAYKRNPMRSERIASLSRFVMVDAMNPAITSATQWFERTLDDSANKRLSVPEGFLAIDGILDLCLNVVDGLVVYPKVIEKRLRSELPFMATENIMMDAVKAGGDRQELHERIRELSMEAGKTVKVEGKDNNLLELIAADPAFNLTLEELEKTMDPAKYTGRASVQVDAFLKNVINPMLEENKDLLGMTAEINV
- a CDS encoding LacI family DNA-binding transcriptional regulator; its protein translation is MARKQNVTFADIAKYTNFSKTTISRYFNNPDSLTEKNQKIIADALEKLNYQENKVARILASGQTEFVGVIIPNLFLHYYSEMLDRILSTYETFGYKFLVFLSNGDADTERQYIQELLAYKIEGLIILSHAIPSMELANLHIPIVAIEREDAHISSINTDNYMGAIQATSLLYRHNCEVLFHINNPTAKSIPAYGRIEGFEDFCREQQIPHRIFLHEMKDQTASQEHLKEILSEIEADSPGRKKGIFVSNDTHASILVNLLVRKYGKLPEDYLIVGFDDSPASRNAIFPISTVAQQIDVLATEAVKLLVEQIEEHKNSKHTPVSEPVHKMITPVLIRRETTERDPLAEND
- a CDS encoding glycoside hydrolase family 32 protein gives rise to the protein MKDFVHVKAPGNWINDPNGFIYYKGKYHLFFQHFPHAPEWGTMHWGHTVSEDLVHWEYQGIALFPTKEYDQNGVFSGTALEEDGKLKIYYSAVKYLKPNPEDIHRVLDDAIQTSQAMIVSEDGFHFNNWDKKKVLPTVHDEEVGEPKMRDPKVWKDGDSYYMMMGSSYHDAGRVLFYTSKDGENWTYANQCRSESYGWTIECPDLFSQNDQWIFIGCPMRLTPGEKKYPDQAVWALAEFDPKTCELKLPDTHSYVDYGLDLYAPQTTLDAEGRRVMISWMRMPMAVTDSTDRPAWNGMMSSARVVEEKEGHLYFHMHPQVDAYLSAETTAEEAAESGRVFRIRTDLSEGETLNIGGYVISRSEGKIVGDRSAVLEGCDEVRTVDATPVIEGAAQLDILVNDHLIEIFVNDGQYVLSHVVYGKSKKIFGKYEKVLVGK
- a CDS encoding adenylosuccinate synthase, giving the protein MIKAVVGANWGDEGKGKITDMLAKEADIIVRFQGGANAGHTIVNDYGKFALHTLPSGVFYNHTTSVIGNGVALNVPLVFKEIQDIVSKGVPTPKILISDRAQMVMSYHILFDQYEEERLGGKSFGSTKSGIAPFYSDKFAKIGFQVSELFDEEALKEKVAGICEKKNVMLEYLYHKPLLKPEEIFEELMSYKKMLEPYVCDVSLFLWNALKEGKEILLEGQLGSLKDPDHGIYPMVTSSSTLAGYGAVGAGVPPYEIKKIITVCKAYSSAVGAGAFVSEIFGDEADELRRRGGDGGEFGATTGRPRRMGWFDAVASKYGCRMQGTTDVAFTVLDVLGYLDEIPVCVGYDIDGKVTTDFPTTTLLEKAKPVYETLPGWKCDIRGIKKYEDLPENCRKYIEFVEEKIGFPITMISNGPGRDDIIYR